The nucleotide window AGGAGGCGGGCTACCGGTCGATGACGCTGTGGACCGTCTCGGCGCTCGAGGCCGCCCGGCACATCTACCGGAAGACCGGCTTCGTGCTCACCGACAGCAGTCCCAGCACCAGCTTCGGCACCGCCGTCACCGACGAGCACTGGACGCTGCAGCTCTCCCGCTGAGGAGGCGCCGGCCGTGGACGGCGTGAGCCTCGCGTCCGGCGGCCTGCGACTCGGCCGGTCCCCCGGTCAGGATGTACAGGTGATCCGGATCGGCCGACCTGAGGACGCTGCGGCCATCGCCCTCGTCCACGAGACGGCCCGCCGCGCGTACTACGCCGGGGAGGGAGAGCCGTGGCAGCTCCCGACCGAGGCGGCCCCCGAGCGGCTGGAGACCTGGCAGCTCCTGCTGGCCGACCCCGCACGTGCGACGGTGCACTGTGCGGTGACGGATGGGCAGGTGGTGGGCCTCCTGTCCCTGGGCCCACCGCTTGACTCCACGTCGAACGACGAAGCGGTGCTCGAGCTGCACGCCCTCTACGTCCTGCCCGGTTCGTGGTCGGGCGGGATCGGCTCGCAACTGCACGCCGCGTTCACCGAGCGGCTCTCGTCGGGTCCCGAGGACCACGGCGCCCTGGAGGTGTGGAGTGGCAACAGTCGGGCGCTGGCGTTCTACCGGCGGCGTGGCTGGACGCCGGACGGCCGGTCCCGCCCCGGTCCCGCCGGGACCGCCTACCTCGGGCTGACGCTGCGGCGGGCCATCCTCGGCCGGGCGCCGGGGCGGACCACGCGGTCCCGATAGCGCGACCGGCTCACGCGCCGACGGCCGGGCAGCGCTCCCGCGGCAGCGCCCAGCGCACGAGTCCACGGAGCCGGCTGCTGGCTCTTCAGAGCGTGAGCTTCATGCCGACGTGGCTGGCGGTGAAGCCGAGGGACTCGTAGAAGCGGCGGGCGTCCGAGCGGGTCGCGTCGGTGGTCAGCTGCACCAGCACGCAGCCGCGATCCCGCGCCCGGTCGACCGCCCAGGTCAGCAACTCGCGCCCGAGCCCGCTCCCCCGCTGGGACGACGCCACCCGCACCGCCTCGACCTGCGCACGCTCGCCGCCTCGTCGCACCAGGTGCGGGAGGAACGACAGCTGGAGCGTCCCGACCACCTCACCGTCCACCTCGGCGACCACCAGCCTGGTGCGCGGGTCGTCGGTGATCGCCGCGAAGGCCCGCCGGTAC belongs to Modestobacter sp. L9-4 and includes:
- a CDS encoding GNAT family N-acetyltransferase; protein product: MRDARAADLPAVVALYADDELGSTREQPGEPLVEEYRRAFAAITDDPRTRLVVAEVDGEVVGTLQLSFLPHLVRRGGERAQVEAVRVASSQRGSGLGRELLTWAVDRARDRGCVLVQLTTDATRSDARRFYESLGFTASHVGMKLTL
- a CDS encoding GNAT family N-acetyltransferase, producing the protein MDGVSLASGGLRLGRSPGQDVQVIRIGRPEDAAAIALVHETARRAYYAGEGEPWQLPTEAAPERLETWQLLLADPARATVHCAVTDGQVVGLLSLGPPLDSTSNDEAVLELHALYVLPGSWSGGIGSQLHAAFTERLSSGPEDHGALEVWSGNSRALAFYRRRGWTPDGRSRPGPAGTAYLGLTLRRAILGRAPGRTTRSR